In a genomic window of Wyeomyia smithii strain HCP4-BCI-WySm-NY-G18 chromosome 1, ASM2978416v1, whole genome shotgun sequence:
- the LOC129716705 gene encoding uncharacterized protein LOC129716705 translates to MNDFSSSHNLKELAVLKVLRTEPGFRDELSETTAYLDTQSTAFHNNLNNRNKSTANKLQNIIQCMNSLSTIQTNEKAITNATNVQVPPETTALLSLGPKFALPVTHLSQVPLFRVLSDLETIIQSHQDKRIQDSNRCRATNIILNYIHGFGSLVDALEPIGRWCTEAQKTTAKFLKAHPEILVLSSDKGNRTVIMYAKEYHEKIRALVDDQATYRNVPRDPTEKIQRKNNNFVTTLLNLKLIDSKTAKWLKTYNAVCPRIYGQPKAHKTNLPLRPVVPNYSAPTYKLCKFVANILNTHLTSTFNTASSFKLCDELKSFILPEDHIMVSLDVVSLFTNVPRKLVTKTITDRWHEINTEIHLELFLEIVEFCMEASYFRYDNKFYYQTYGTAMGSPLSPILADIVLESIIHNALSHLPFEVPILRKYVDDLFLIIPKDSIDTVLDTFNSQEDRIQFTIEIEQDRKLPFLDLLLNRQEDQSLFTEWYSKPISSGRMLNFHSYHQYKHKINVANNFIHRVTSLTSNPEATNVNTIIHKHLQANSYPRTLVSRLINLYHSRQQEVVHPSAITLPPPAPPPTTAPQPTAPPPSSQQPHQASNAPSTANNLQDMVTLASTTSITPSINIAYRSLLYIPKLSDRLIKLFKKDYPHICIATKLNKTVNSFHSQVKDPTNKNENSNIIYKIPCSGCNSSYIGMTSNKLKTRLYGHASNVNKLNQILNADTQTNYQLSELREKTALIEHCIDTEHRFDLENTCIIDRSKHTASLPFLEMCHIYCTPHIVNRRIDVDNLNTAYAGILHKLKSLNEDGITVN, encoded by the exons ATGAATGATTTTAGCTCATCGCATAATTTAAAGGAGCTAGCTGTGTTGAAAGTGCTG AGGACAGAACCAGGATTTCGGGATGAGCTTTCAGAAACTACAGCTTATCTGGACACCCAGTCAACCGCATTCCACAACAATTTAAACAACAGAAATAAATCTACCGCCAACAAACTACAAAACATTATTCAATGTATGAACTCTCTGTCAACCATACAGACCAACGAGAAAGCTATAACGAACGCGACCAACGTACAAGTGCCTCCAGAGACCACTGCATTACTAAGTCTCGGCCCAAAGTTCGCGTTACCTGTCACCCATCTCTCACAGGTCCCTCTGTTCCGAGTCTTGTCCGATTTGGAAACCATCATTCAGTCGCACCAAGACAAACGGATACAGGATAGTAACCGGTGCAGAGCTACCAACATTATTCTCAACTACATCCATGGTTTTGGATCACTGGTTGATGCATTGGAACCAATAGGCAGATGGTGTACTGAAGCACAGAAAACAACAGCTAAGTTTCTGAAAGCTCATCCCGAAATCCTGGTTCTGTCCTCTGACAAGGGTAATCGCACTGTCATTATGTACGCTAAGGAATACCATGAGAAAATACGCGCCCTTGTCGATGACCAAGCAACATACCGCAACGTGCCTAGAGACCCCACAGAAAAAATCCAAAGGAAAAACAACAATTTTGTAACCACCCTACTCAACTTGAAACTCATAGACTCCAAGACCGCCAAATGGTTAAAAACCTATAATGCTGTTTGTCCCAGAATTTATGGACAACCTAAAGCGCATAAGACAAATCTCCCTTTACGTCCTGTTGTGCCTAACTACTCCGCTCCGACCTACAAGCTATGTAAATTTGTGGCTAACATACTGAACACCCACCTCACCAGCACTTTCAACACAGCTAGCTCCTTTAAATTATGCGATGAGCTAAAATCATTCATTCTCCCCGAAGATCACATCATGGTATCACTCGACGTTGTTTCTCTGTTCACGAACGTACCGAGAAAACTGGTAACCAAGACCATCACCGATCGCTGGCACGAAATAAATACCGAGATCCACCTtgagctgtttttggaaatagtagaattttgtatggaggcAAGTTATTTTCGATACGACAACAAATTTTATTACCAGACATACGGAACAGCTATGGGCTCTCCTTTGTCCCCAATATTAGCCGATATAGTACTCGAATCAATCATCCATAATGCATTAAGCCACCTTCCCTTTGAAGTCCCTATTCTACGCAAATATGTAGACGATCTGTTTCTCATCATCCCAAAAGATTCCATCGACACCGTACTAGACACCTTTAACAGCCAGGAGGACCGAATTCAGTTCACCATTGAAATAGAACAAGACCGCAAACTACCATTTCTGGACTTGCTGTTAAATCGACAGGAGGATCAATCACTTTTCACCGAATGGTATAGCAAACCTATCTCATCTGGGAGAATGCTAAATTTCCATTCTTACCATCAATACAAACACAAAATTAATGTAGCCAATAATTTTATTCACCGCGTTACCTCTTTAACATCTAATCCAGAGGCGACAAACGTAAACACCATCATTCACAAACACCTACAGGCTAATAGCTACCCACGAACCCTGGTGTCTCGGCTCATCAACCTGTACCATTCTAGGCAACAAGAAGTTGTCCATCCTTCAGCTATCACACTGCCACCACCAGCACCTCCACCCACAACAGCTCCACAGCCAACAGCCCCACCGCCGTCCTCTCAGCAACCACATCAAGCCAGCAATGCACCATCCACGGCAAACAACCTTCAGGATATGGTCACCTTAGCAAGCACAACCAGCATAACACCCAGCATAAACATTGCTTACAGATCTCTCCTTTACATCCCCAAACTGAGTGATCGTCTCATTAAACTGTTCAAAAAGGATTATCCGCACATCTGCATCGCcacaaaattgaacaaaactgtGAACAGCTTCCACAGTCAAGTTAAGGATCCtacaaataaaaacgaaaacagCAACATTATTTATAAAATTCCGTGCAGCGGCTGTAACAGCAGCTACATTGGAATGActtcaaacaaattaaaaaccagACTCTACGGACATGCATCGAACGTAAACAAACTCAACCAGATACTAAATGCGGACACACAGACAAACTACCAGTTATCCGAGCTAAGAGAGAAAACCGCTCTCATTGAGCATTGCATCGACACAGAACACAGATTCGACTTAGAGAATACATGCATAATAGATAGATCGAAACACACAGCTTCACTACCATTTTTAGAAATGTGTCACATCTACTGTACACCACACATAGTGAACCGCCGTATTGATGTGGACAACCTCAACACAGCATACGCGGGGATCTTACACAAACTTAAAAGCCTAAATGAAGATGGTATAACAGTTAACTGA
- the LOC129716707 gene encoding uncharacterized protein LOC129716707, whose translation MGSPLSPILADIVLESIIHNALSHLPFEVPILRKYVDDLFLIIPKDSIDTVLDTFNSQEDRIQFTIEIEQDRKLPFLDLLLNRQEDQSLFTEWYSKPISSGRMLNFHSYHQYKHKINVANNFIHRVTSLTSNPEATNVNTIIHKHLQANSYPRTLVSRLINLYHSRQQEVVHPSAITLPPPAPPPTTAPQPTAPPPSSQQPHQASNAPSTANNLQDMVTLASTTSITPSINIAYRSLLYIPKLSDRLIKLFKKDYPHICIATKLNKTVNSFHSQVKDPTNKNENSNIIYKIPCSGCNSSYIGMTSNKLKTRLYGHASNVNKLNQILNADTQTNYQLSELREKTALIEHCIDTEHRFDLENTCIIDRSKHTASLPFLEMCHIYCTPHIVNRRIDVDNLNTAYAGILHKLKSLNEDGITVN comes from the coding sequence ATGGGCTCTCCTTTGTCCCCAATATTAGCCGATATAGTACTCGAATCAATCATCCATAATGCATTAAGCCACCTTCCCTTTGAAGTCCCTATTCTACGCAAATATGTAGACGATCTGTTTCTCATCATCCCAAAAGATTCCATCGACACCGTACTAGACACCTTTAACAGCCAGGAGGACCGAATTCAGTTCACCATTGAAATAGAACAAGACCGCAAACTACCATTTCTGGACTTGCTGTTAAATCGACAGGAGGATCAATCACTTTTCACCGAATGGTATAGCAAACCTATCTCATCTGGGAGAATGCTAAATTTCCATTCTTACCATCAATACAAACACAAAATTAATGTAGCCAATAATTTTATTCACCGCGTTACCTCTTTAACATCTAATCCAGAGGCGACAAACGTAAACACCATCATTCACAAACACCTACAGGCTAATAGCTACCCACGAACCCTGGTGTCTCGGCTCATCAACCTGTACCATTCTAGGCAACAAGAAGTTGTCCATCCTTCAGCTATCACACTGCCACCACCAGCACCTCCACCCACAACAGCTCCACAGCCAACAGCCCCACCGCCGTCCTCTCAGCAACCACATCAAGCCAGCAATGCACCATCCACGGCAAACAACCTTCAGGATATGGTCACCTTAGCAAGCACAACCAGCATAACACCCAGCATAAACATTGCTTACAGATCTCTCCTTTACATCCCCAAACTGAGTGATCGTCTCATTAAACTGTTCAAAAAGGATTATCCGCACATCTGCATCGCcacaaaattgaacaaaactgtGAACAGCTTCCACAGTCAAGTTAAGGATCCtacaaataaaaacgaaaacagCAACATTATTTATAAAATTCCGTGCAGCGGCTGTAACAGCAGCTACATTGGAATGActtcaaacaaattaaaaaccagACTCTACGGACATGCATCGAACGTAAACAAACTCAACCAGATACTAAATGCGGACACACAGACAAACTACCAGTTATCCGAGCTAAGAGAGAAAACCGCTCTCATTGAGCATTGCATCGACACAGAACACAGATTCGACTTAGAGAATACATGCATAATAGATAGATCGAAACACACAGCTTCACTACCATTTTTAGAAATGTGTCACATCTACTGTACACCACACATAGTGAACCGCCGTATTGATGTGGACAACCTCAACACAGCATACGCGGGGATCTTACACAAACTTAAAAGCCTAAATGAAGATGGTATAACAGTTAACTGA